Proteins co-encoded in one Prunus persica cultivar Lovell chromosome G6, Prunus_persica_NCBIv2, whole genome shotgun sequence genomic window:
- the LOC18773741 gene encoding uncharacterized protein LOC18773741 isoform X1: protein MKQKILVKVPMHCDKCRTKALKIAAAAHAGVSKVSIEGADKDHIEVIGDGVDSVCLTRLLRKKLRSATIVKVEEVKEAKADTKEEKPTPPVQCISSASYCAPQCPSMYYGVVCEYPEPNNCSIM from the exons ATGAAG CAGAAGATATTGGTGAAGGTGCCAATGCACTGTGACAAATGCAGAACCAAGGCCTTGAAGATTGCAGCAGCTGCACACG CAGGTGTGAGCAAAGTGTCCATTGAAGGAGCAGACAAAGATCACATTGAGGTGATTGGAGATGGGGTTGATTCTGTTTGCTTGACCAGATTGTTAAGGAAGAAGCTTCGCTCCGCCACCATTGTCAAAGTTGAAGAAGTGAAGGAAGCTAAAGCTGATACGAAAGAGGAAAAGCCAACTCCACCAGTTCAATGCATATCATCAGCCAGCTATTGTGCTCCGCAGTGTCCTTCAATGTAttatggagtggtttgtgaaTATCCAGAACCAAACAACTGCTCTATCATGTAA
- the LOC18773741 gene encoding heavy metal-associated isoprenylated plant protein 47 isoform X2 yields the protein MQQKILVKVPMHCDKCRTKALKIAAAAHGVSKVSIEGADKDHIEVIGDGVDSVCLTRLLRKKLRSATIVKVEEVKEAKADTKEEKPTPPVQCISSASYCAPQCPSMYYGVVCEYPEPNNCSIM from the exons ATGCAGCAGAAGATATTGGTGAAGGTGCCAATGCACTGTGACAAATGCAGAACCAAGGCCTTGAAGATTGCAGCAGCTGCACACG GTGTGAGCAAAGTGTCCATTGAAGGAGCAGACAAAGATCACATTGAGGTGATTGGAGATGGGGTTGATTCTGTTTGCTTGACCAGATTGTTAAGGAAGAAGCTTCGCTCCGCCACCATTGTCAAAGTTGAAGAAGTGAAGGAAGCTAAAGCTGATACGAAAGAGGAAAAGCCAACTCCACCAGTTCAATGCATATCATCAGCCAGCTATTGTGCTCCGCAGTGTCCTTCAATGTAttatggagtggtttgtgaaTATCCAGAACCAAACAACTGCTCTATCATGTAA
- the LOC18773448 gene encoding heavy metal-associated isoprenylated plant protein 47 isoform X2 → MKQKILVKVQMHCDKCRTKALKIAASAYGVSKVSIEGANRDHVEVIGDGVDSVCLTELLRKKLGFAAIVKVEQVKGDKREEKPTANYIQYCAPQCPPMYCEVVREYPEPTCSIM, encoded by the exons ATGAAG CAAAAGATATTAGTGAAGGTGCAAATGCACTGTGACAAATGCAGAACCAAGGCGTTGAAGATTGCAGCATCTGCAtacg GTGTGAGCAAAGTGTCGATAGAAGGAGCAAACAGGGATCATGTGGAGGTGATCGGAGACGGTGTGGACTCGGTTTGCCTGACGGAGTTGCTAAGGAAGAAGCTTGGCTTCGCGGCCATAGTTAAAGTTGAACAAGTGAAAGGAGataaaagagaggaaaagcCAACTGCAAACTATATTCAGTATTGTGCTCCGCAGTGTCCTCCAATGTACTGTGAAGTGGTTCGCGAATATCCAGAGCCAACTTGCTCTATCATGTAA
- the LOC18773448 gene encoding heavy metal-associated isoprenylated plant protein 47 isoform X1 gives MYAYIYVFVVLQQKILVKVQMHCDKCRTKALKIAASAYGVSKVSIEGANRDHVEVIGDGVDSVCLTELLRKKLGFAAIVKVEQVKGDKREEKPTANYIQYCAPQCPPMYCEVVREYPEPTCSIM, from the exons atgtatgcatatatttatgtgtttgttgttttgcagCAAAAGATATTAGTGAAGGTGCAAATGCACTGTGACAAATGCAGAACCAAGGCGTTGAAGATTGCAGCATCTGCAtacg GTGTGAGCAAAGTGTCGATAGAAGGAGCAAACAGGGATCATGTGGAGGTGATCGGAGACGGTGTGGACTCGGTTTGCCTGACGGAGTTGCTAAGGAAGAAGCTTGGCTTCGCGGCCATAGTTAAAGTTGAACAAGTGAAAGGAGataaaagagaggaaaagcCAACTGCAAACTATATTCAGTATTGTGCTCCGCAGTGTCCTCCAATGTACTGTGAAGTGGTTCGCGAATATCCAGAGCCAACTTGCTCTATCATGTAA
- the LOC18775637 gene encoding heavy metal-associated isoprenylated plant protein 41 — translation MKQKIVVSVPMHCDKCRTKALKIAAAAHGVNKVSIEVDKGHMEVIGDGVDSVCLTSLLRKKLGFATIVKVEEVKGAKDDKKEEKATPPPGCVQYCPPMYYELVDEYPEPVQCSIM, via the exons ATGAAG CAAAAGATAGTAGTGAGTGTGCCAATGCACTGTGACAAATGCCGAACCAAGGCCTTGAAGATTGCTGCAGCTGCACACG GTGTGAACAAAGTGTCGATCGAAGTAGACAAAGGTCATATGGAGGTGATTGGAGATGGGGTTGACTCTGTTTGCTTGACCAGTTTGTTAAGGAAGAAGCTTGGCTTCGCCACCATTGTCAAAGTTGAAGAAGTGAAAGGAGCTAAAGATGataagaaagaggaaaaggcAACGCCTCCCCCAGGCTGTGTTCAATATTGTCCTCCAATGTACTATGAACTGGTTGATGAATATCCAGAACCAGTCCAATGCTCTATTATGTAA
- the LOC18775550 gene encoding uncharacterized protein LOC18775550, protein MCSYIERFIDWICFWEKDISCTLPTTKQKIVFKVQINSEKYKTKALKTAAKARGVSNVSVEVEKELMEVTGVGVDSVCLAKSLQKKLGYATIVSVEEAEKEDNKKEDKKKEEIKAIQWASTYFPRPMFPVYYDSDGNPILN, encoded by the exons ATGTGTTCATACATAGAAAGATTCATAGACTGGATTTGTTTTTGGGAAAAGGACATTTCATGTACACTCCCCACCACGAAG CAAAAGATAGTCTTCAAGgtgcaaataaattctgagaaATACAAAACCAAGGCCTTGAAGACTGCTGCAAAGGCCCGAG GTGTGAGCAACGTTTCCGTGGAAGTAGAGAAAGAGCTAATGGAGGTGACTGGAGTTGGAGTTGATTCCGTTTGCTTGGCCAAGTCATTGCAGAAGAAGCTTGGCTACGCCACCATAGTAAGCGTTGAAGAAGCGGAGAAAGAGGACAATAAGAAAGAGGACAAGAAGAAAGAGGAGATAAAGGCAATTCAATGGGCATCAACCTATTTTCCCCGTCCAATGTTTCCTGTGTACTATGACTCTGACGGAAACCCGATATTAAACTAA
- the LOC18774743 gene encoding heavy metal-associated isoprenylated plant protein 47 → MPSFIKFLKFCVCEKDISCSLYNTKQKIVIKVQLTSQNCRTKALKIAAEAKGVSNVSIDVEKAVVEVIGIGVDAVSLAQSLEKQLGFASIVSVGEVKKPEEPKPAIPIEWTSSYIHCPRYAVHYDGFCRC, encoded by the exons atgccTTCATTCATAAAATTCCTAAAGTTTTGTGTTTGCGAAAAGGACATTTCATGTTCTCTCTACAATACGAAG CAAAAGATAGTGATCAAGGTGCAATTGACCTCTCAGAACTGCAGAACCAAGGCCTTGAAGATTGCTGCAGAAGCCAAAGGTGTGAGCAATGTTTCCATAGACGTAGAGAAAGCGGTAGTGGAGGTGATTGGAATTGGAGTTGATGCCGTTTCCTTGGCACAGTCATTGGAGAAGCAGCTTGGCTTTGCTTCCATTGTTAGTGTTGGAGAAGTGAAAAAACCAGAGGAGCCAAAGCCAGCCATTCCAATTGAATGGACATCAAGCTATATTCACTGTCCACGGTATGCTGTGCACTATGATGGATTCTGCCGATGTTAA